Proteins encoded in a region of the Jatrophihabitans sp. genome:
- a CDS encoding aldo/keto reductase: MTVPTLAMNNGVQIPQVGFGVFLVPDTETETAVSTALEAGYRHIDTAKLYQNEAGVGAAIAKSGIARDELFVTTKVWNSEQGFDAATASFEASMDRLGLEVLDLLLIHWPAPDLERYVDTWRAFEKLYAEGRVRAIGVSNFQPAHLQRLLDETSVVPAINQIELHPLLPQAELRAFHAEHGILTEAWSPLARGGEVLADPVITQIAERLGKSPAQVILRWHIELGNVVIPKSVTPSRIRENLELFDFSLSAEDLSAIAGLETGERIGPHPDTFSRG; the protein is encoded by the coding sequence ATGACAGTTCCCACTCTGGCCATGAACAACGGCGTCCAGATCCCTCAGGTCGGCTTCGGGGTCTTCCTGGTGCCCGACACCGAGACCGAGACCGCCGTTTCGACCGCGCTTGAGGCCGGCTACCGGCACATCGACACCGCGAAGCTGTACCAGAACGAGGCCGGCGTCGGGGCGGCGATCGCCAAGTCCGGCATTGCCCGCGACGAGCTCTTCGTGACCACCAAGGTGTGGAACTCCGAACAGGGCTTCGACGCGGCGACCGCCTCTTTCGAGGCGTCCATGGACCGGCTGGGCCTGGAAGTGCTGGACCTGCTGCTGATCCACTGGCCGGCCCCGGACCTCGAGCGCTACGTCGACACCTGGCGCGCCTTCGAGAAGCTTTACGCCGAGGGCCGGGTCCGCGCCATCGGGGTCTCCAACTTCCAGCCCGCTCACCTGCAGCGCTTGTTGGACGAGACCTCGGTCGTGCCGGCGATCAACCAGATCGAGCTGCACCCGTTGCTTCCGCAGGCAGAGCTGCGGGCCTTTCACGCCGAGCACGGCATCCTCACCGAGGCGTGGTCACCGCTGGCACGCGGCGGTGAGGTGCTGGCCGACCCGGTGATCACTCAGATCGCCGAGCGGCTCGGCAAGAGCCCGGCCCAGGTGATCCTGCGCTGGCACATCGAGTTGGGCAACGTGGTCATCCCCAAGTCGGTGACGCCGTCGCGGATTCGGGAGAACCTCGAGCTCTTCGACTTCAGCCTGAGCGCCGAGGACCTGAGCGCGATCGCAGGCCTGGAGACGGGTGAGCGGATCGGCCCGCATCCTGACACCTTCAGCCGCGGCTGA
- the pgm gene encoding phosphoglucomutase (alpha-D-glucose-1,6-bisphosphate-dependent), translated as MPNPSRAGSPATAEDLVDLDSLIDAYYQLHPDVSAAEQRVSFGTSGHRGSSLSTTFNEDHILATSQAICEYRAVHGIDGPLYLGADSHALSEPAVRSALEVFAAHEVGVRVDSRQGYTPTPAVSRAILNHNAGRGGAGSGQADGVVVTPSHNPPGDGGFKYNPPDGGPAGTDITGWIQDRANELLAAGAAKIKRIPYERAVASDHVQGFDFLDAYVSALPDVLDLEAIRAAGVRIGADPLGGASVAYWGEIGSRYGLDLTVVNPDVDPRFGFMTLDWDGKIRMDCSSPAAMASLIERMQADSSGATLYDIATGNDTDSDRHGIVTADGGLMNPNHFLAVAIGYLYANRPGWRADAAVGKTLVSSSMIDRVAADLGRRLIEVPVGFKWFVPGLLDGSVGFGGEESAGASFLQRDGGVWTTDKDGIILCLLASEILAVTGESPSQRYRSLTERFGEPAYARIDSPATRQQKAVLAKLSPEQVTASTLAGEPITGRLTTAPGNGASIGGLKVTTERGWFAARPSGTEDVYKLYAESFDGPVGLSRIQDEAREIVAAALQA; from the coding sequence ATGCCCAATCCCTCTCGCGCCGGGTCGCCGGCCACCGCCGAGGACCTCGTCGACCTCGACAGCCTGATCGACGCCTACTACCAGCTGCACCCGGACGTCTCGGCCGCCGAGCAACGGGTCAGCTTCGGCACCTCCGGTCACCGCGGCTCGTCGTTGAGCACCACCTTCAACGAGGACCACATCCTGGCCACCAGCCAGGCGATCTGCGAGTACCGCGCCGTGCACGGAATCGACGGCCCGCTCTACCTGGGCGCCGACAGCCACGCGCTGTCCGAGCCCGCGGTCCGCTCGGCGTTGGAGGTGTTCGCCGCGCACGAGGTCGGCGTGCGGGTCGACTCCCGGCAGGGTTACACCCCCACTCCGGCGGTGTCCCGGGCGATCCTGAACCACAACGCCGGTCGCGGCGGCGCCGGGTCAGGTCAGGCCGACGGCGTGGTGGTCACCCCCTCCCACAACCCGCCCGGCGACGGCGGTTTCAAGTACAACCCGCCGGATGGCGGGCCGGCCGGCACCGACATCACCGGCTGGATCCAGGACCGGGCGAACGAGTTGCTGGCCGCCGGGGCGGCGAAGATCAAGCGGATCCCCTACGAGCGGGCGGTGGCCTCCGACCACGTCCAGGGCTTTGACTTCCTCGACGCCTACGTCTCGGCGCTGCCCGACGTGCTCGACCTCGAGGCGATCCGGGCGGCCGGCGTGCGGATCGGCGCCGACCCGCTCGGCGGGGCGTCGGTGGCCTACTGGGGCGAGATCGGCTCGCGCTACGGCCTGGACCTGACCGTGGTCAACCCCGACGTGGACCCGCGGTTCGGGTTCATGACCCTGGACTGGGACGGCAAGATCCGGATGGACTGCTCCTCACCGGCGGCGATGGCCTCGCTGATCGAGCGGATGCAGGCCGACAGCAGCGGCGCCACCCTCTATGACATCGCCACGGGCAACGACACCGACTCCGACCGGCACGGCATCGTCACCGCCGACGGCGGGCTGATGAACCCCAACCACTTCCTGGCCGTGGCGATCGGCTACCTGTACGCCAACCGGCCCGGCTGGCGCGCCGACGCCGCGGTCGGCAAGACCCTGGTCAGCTCGTCGATGATCGACCGGGTGGCCGCTGACCTGGGCCGGCGGTTGATCGAGGTGCCGGTCGGCTTCAAATGGTTCGTCCCCGGCCTGCTCGACGGCTCGGTGGGCTTCGGCGGCGAGGAGTCGGCCGGCGCGTCGTTCCTGCAGCGCGACGGCGGCGTCTGGACCACCGACAAGGACGGCATCATCCTGTGCCTGCTGGCCTCGGAGATCCTGGCGGTCACCGGTGAGTCGCCCTCCCAGCGCTACCGCTCGCTGACCGAGCGGTTCGGCGAGCCGGCGTACGCGCGGATCGACTCGCCGGCCACCCGGCAGCAGAAGGCGGTTCTGGCCAAGCTGTCACCCGAGCAGGTCACCGCCTCGACCCTGGCAGGTGAGCCGATCACCGGCCGGCTGACCACCGCCCCCGGCAACGGCGCGTCGATCGGCGGGCTGAAGGTGACCACCGAGCGCGGCTGGTTCGCCGCCCGCCCGTCCGGCACCGAGGACGTCTACAAGCTCTACGCCGAGTCCTTCGACGGCCCCGTTGGGCTGTCCCGGATCCAGGACGAGGCCCGCGAGATCGTGGCCGCCGCACTCCAGGCGTAG